One Microbacterium trichothecenolyticum DNA window includes the following coding sequences:
- a CDS encoding GNAT family N-acetyltransferase, translated as MTASLPAPHDPRSGGLTIRLVEPHEHAEAGRITAEAYRHSYEGLTEGYLASLADVEGRVAQGEVWVALDGDEIVGTVWVPRPGERLSPLAREGELDFRQLAVAPAARGRGVGEALTRHVIALARGRGARRVVMNSGPEMLGAHALYLKLGFRRLTEREQPVEVEPGRFLDLRAFGYDL; from the coding sequence ATGACCGCCTCGCTCCCCGCCCCGCACGACCCACGCTCTGGAGGCCTGACGATCCGTCTCGTCGAGCCGCACGAGCACGCCGAGGCGGGCAGGATCACGGCCGAGGCCTATCGCCACAGCTACGAGGGGCTGACCGAGGGCTACCTCGCGTCGCTGGCCGACGTCGAGGGCCGGGTCGCGCAAGGCGAGGTATGGGTGGCCCTCGACGGCGACGAGATCGTCGGCACCGTCTGGGTCCCCCGGCCCGGCGAGCGCTTATCGCCCCTGGCCCGGGAGGGCGAGCTGGACTTCCGGCAGCTGGCTGTGGCGCCCGCGGCCCGCGGACGCGGGGTGGGCGAGGCCCTGACCCGGCACGTGATCGCGCTGGCGCGCGGGCGCGGCGCGCGACGCGTGGTGATGAACAGCGGCCCCGAGATGCTCGGCGCCCACGCGCTGTACCTCAAGCTCGGCTTCCGGCGCCTCACCGAACGCGAACAGCCGGTCGAGGTGGAGCCCGGGCGGTTCCTGGACCTGCGGGCGTTCGGGTACGACCTCTGA
- a CDS encoding amino acid ABC transporter ATP-binding protein, with protein sequence MSTVTATRGLVEIHNVHKAFHGVEVLKGIDLTVQPGEVVALLGPSGSGKSTLLRTINHLERVDAGSVTVDGEFIGYELRHGKLHELREREILQRRTRVGIVFQNFHLFPHLTALENITEAPLALKRLSTDDARELALGLLDRVGLADKADAYPRQLSGGQQQRVAIARALALKPQVLLFDEPTSALDPELVGEVLDVIRDLANLGTTLIIVTHEIGFAREVADRVVFLDQGRIVEQGAPDEVLSRPRHPRTREFLAKVLG encoded by the coding sequence ATGAGCACGGTCACCGCCACCCGCGGACTCGTCGAGATCCACAACGTGCACAAGGCCTTCCACGGCGTCGAGGTGCTGAAGGGCATCGACCTGACCGTGCAGCCCGGCGAGGTCGTGGCGCTGCTCGGGCCCAGCGGGTCGGGCAAGTCGACGCTGCTGCGCACCATCAACCACCTCGAGCGCGTGGATGCCGGCTCTGTCACGGTCGACGGCGAGTTCATCGGCTACGAGTTGCGCCACGGCAAGCTCCACGAGCTGCGCGAGCGCGAGATCCTGCAGCGGCGGACCCGCGTGGGCATCGTGTTCCAGAACTTCCACCTGTTCCCGCATCTCACGGCGCTGGAGAACATCACCGAGGCGCCGCTCGCGCTCAAGCGCCTCAGCACGGACGACGCCCGTGAGCTCGCCCTCGGCCTGCTCGACCGGGTCGGACTCGCGGACAAGGCCGACGCCTACCCCCGCCAGCTCTCGGGCGGCCAGCAGCAGCGGGTCGCGATCGCCCGCGCGCTCGCGCTGAAGCCCCAGGTGCTGCTCTTCGACGAGCCGACGAGCGCGCTCGACCCCGAGCTCGTGGGCGAGGTGCTCGACGTCATCCGGGATCTCGCGAACCTCGGTACGACGCTCATCATCGTCACGCACGAGATCGGCTTCGCCCGCGAGGTCGCCGACCGGGTGGTCTTCCTCGACCAGGGCCGCATCGTCGAGCAGGGGGCTCCCGATGAGGTCCTGAGCCGCCCGCGGCATCCGCGCACGCGGGAGTTCCTCGCCAAGGTTCTCGGCTGA
- a CDS encoding alpha/beta fold hydrolase, translating into MIHAVEGLVFRSASNRRAGRAVFVLIHGIGMSHRYLRRLHAELATDADVHTIDLPGFGGLPTPDQTPDVGEMAQGLGVVLDELGVRRAVLVGHSMGAQWVVELAIRRPDLADAVVAIGPVTDDRRRGALTQALLLARDSALEPLGANAIVLTDYLRCGPVWYARQARHMLRYPLEERVSRLRMPLLVVRGGSDPIAREAWARRLSDRALSGTLCTVEGHRHLVQFTAATVVAARIRAFALDR; encoded by the coding sequence GTGATACACGCGGTGGAGGGGCTCGTTTTCCGGTCGGCTTCGAACCGGCGGGCCGGTCGCGCGGTGTTCGTGCTGATCCATGGCATCGGCATGTCGCATCGGTATCTCCGCCGTCTCCACGCCGAGCTGGCGACGGATGCCGACGTGCACACGATCGACCTGCCCGGCTTCGGGGGCCTGCCCACGCCGGACCAGACCCCCGACGTCGGGGAGATGGCCCAGGGGCTCGGCGTCGTCCTCGACGAGCTCGGTGTGCGGCGAGCCGTGCTCGTAGGGCACTCGATGGGAGCGCAGTGGGTGGTCGAGCTGGCCATCCGGCGGCCCGACCTCGCCGACGCGGTCGTCGCGATCGGGCCCGTCACCGATGATCGGCGGCGAGGCGCCCTCACCCAGGCGCTGCTGCTGGCCCGCGACTCGGCTCTCGAGCCGCTCGGCGCCAACGCCATCGTGCTGACCGACTACCTGAGGTGCGGCCCGGTCTGGTACGCGCGACAGGCGCGCCACATGCTGCGGTATCCCCTCGAGGAGAGGGTCTCGCGGCTGCGGATGCCGCTGCTGGTGGTGCGCGGCGGATCCGACCCGATCGCTCGGGAGGCGTGGGCACGTCGGCTGAGCGATCGGGCGCTGAGCGGAACGCTCTGCACCGTCGAGGGACACCGTCACCTCGTGCAGTTCACGGCCGCCACCGTGGTAGCGGCACGCATCCGGGCGTTCGCCCTCGACAGATGA
- a CDS encoding formate/nitrite transporter family protein: protein MSYVTPKDFAVRMIDAGQSKVSLSTRDTLIRAYMAGAILALAAAFAVTVSVQTGSPLIGALLFPVGFVMLYLLGFDLLTGVFTLVPLAWIDKRPGVTLGSVLRNWGLVFLGNFAGALTVALLMAIVFTYGFSSEVSQVGQAIGHIGEGRTVGYAEHGFAGMLTLFVRGVLCNWMVSTGVVGAMMSTSLPGKVIAMWMPIMLFFYMGFEHSVVNMFLFPIGLMLGGDFTLGDYLVWNELPTVLGNLVGGLTFVGFVIYATHAKTAPARALRSKARA from the coding sequence ATGAGCTACGTGACCCCCAAGGACTTCGCCGTCCGCATGATCGACGCCGGGCAGTCGAAGGTGTCGCTGTCCACCCGTGACACCCTGATCCGCGCGTACATGGCCGGAGCGATCCTCGCCCTCGCCGCCGCGTTCGCCGTCACCGTCAGTGTCCAGACGGGTTCTCCGTTGATCGGCGCCCTCCTGTTCCCGGTCGGGTTCGTCATGCTGTATCTGCTCGGCTTCGACCTGCTGACCGGTGTCTTCACCCTCGTCCCCCTCGCATGGATCGACAAGCGCCCGGGCGTGACGCTGGGCAGCGTCCTGCGCAACTGGGGACTCGTCTTCCTCGGCAACTTCGCCGGCGCGCTGACCGTCGCCCTCCTCATGGCGATCGTGTTCACATACGGCTTCTCGTCCGAAGTCAGCCAGGTCGGGCAGGCGATCGGTCACATCGGCGAGGGCCGCACCGTCGGCTACGCGGAGCACGGTTTCGCGGGCATGCTCACCCTGTTCGTCCGTGGAGTCCTCTGCAACTGGATGGTCTCGACGGGCGTCGTCGGCGCGATGATGTCGACCAGCCTCCCCGGCAAGGTCATCGCGATGTGGATGCCGATCATGCTGTTCTTCTACATGGGCTTCGAGCACTCGGTGGTGAACATGTTCCTGTTCCCGATCGGCCTGATGCTGGGCGGTGACTTCACCCTCGGCGACTACCTGGTGTGGAACGAACTGCCGACCGTGCTCGGAAACCTCGTCGGGGGGCTCACCTTCGTCGGGTTCGTCATCTACGCCACCCACGCCAAGACCGCGCCCGCTCGCGCGCTGCGGTCGAAGGCGCGGGCGTAA
- the cynS gene encoding cyanase produces the protein MTDWNARRDHATDTVRRAVARSERSWADLAEALDRPLLWTIAALLGSHALPAELAARAGQLLDLDAETVATLQEQPYRVRGDELRADPTIYRFYELLGVYGPAVKEAIHEEFGDGIMSAINCNIEIDRRADPDGDRVRIVIDGKFLKYQW, from the coding sequence ATGACCGACTGGAACGCACGGCGCGACCACGCGACCGACACCGTCCGCAGGGCCGTGGCCCGGTCCGAGCGCTCGTGGGCAGACCTGGCCGAGGCGCTCGACCGCCCGCTGCTGTGGACCATCGCGGCGCTGCTCGGCTCGCACGCGCTCCCGGCGGAGCTCGCCGCCCGGGCGGGGCAGCTGCTCGACCTGGATGCCGAGACCGTCGCCACGCTGCAGGAGCAGCCGTACCGCGTGCGCGGCGACGAGCTGCGCGCCGATCCGACGATCTATCGCTTCTACGAACTGCTCGGGGTGTACGGCCCTGCTGTGAAGGAAGCCATTCACGAGGAGTTCGGCGACGGCATCATGAGCGCGATCAACTGCAACATCGAGATCGACCGCCGCGCCGACCCCGACGGCGACCGCGTGCGGATCGTCATCGACGGCAAGTTCCTGAAGTACCAGTGGTGA
- a CDS encoding GNAT family N-acetyltransferase: MTTRHPTWTIERVDWHDERAVALRAAMDDEIGPRYAEVFAAFDEETQAVLAEDFAVDPATIVEVILVVDAAGEPVGHAALRALGEELEVKRVFVDRRARGQGASRALMAELERLALARGASRLILQTGDRQPEAIALYERIGYRVIDVFPPYVRFPASRCFAKPLPAADDRA, encoded by the coding sequence ATGACGACGCGGCATCCGACCTGGACCATCGAGCGCGTCGACTGGCACGACGAGCGCGCCGTCGCGCTGCGCGCGGCGATGGACGACGAGATCGGCCCCCGCTACGCCGAGGTGTTCGCGGCCTTCGACGAAGAAACGCAGGCCGTTCTGGCCGAGGACTTCGCCGTCGATCCCGCGACGATCGTCGAGGTCATCCTCGTTGTGGATGCCGCGGGCGAGCCGGTCGGCCACGCGGCGCTGCGTGCCCTCGGCGAGGAACTGGAGGTCAAGCGGGTCTTCGTCGATCGACGCGCCCGCGGACAGGGCGCGAGCCGCGCGCTCATGGCGGAGCTCGAGCGCCTCGCCCTCGCGCGCGGCGCGTCGCGGCTCATCCTGCAGACCGGCGACCGCCAGCCCGAGGCCATCGCCCTGTACGAGCGGATCGGCTATCGCGTCATCGACGTGTTCCCGCCGTACGTGCGCTTCCCCGCGTCGCGGTGCTTCGCGAAGCCGCTGCCCGCGGCCGACGACCGCGCCTGA
- a CDS encoding PP2C family protein-serine/threonine phosphatase: MTQELPRTRDRSLSGASRVLTAVHTSWEPLAKQAIVTALVAIAAVASAALPWLLVTDAARMWQGVGVAVALLVLAGAMGRWPLLRRVEIVVPLGDFIAIGLLRFGTGDSQSVFLAIIVLPVIWIAAGDGRWRILLPLVGVGVTLLSPLALSVDRGLTVSELVRLLIALAVYAGAAAVVNELSRRSSLALSRSQRRRRLAEAEVSEAAFVQRSLQPTDASELPGAFRAAGACVPARTVGGDFFDWYSTPDGGAAFTLGDVMGKGVGAGMIAAAVRTVIRSGLADPDPAEAFQRTALGLSTGSTDMIGAQFTTCFHARISADGMLRWVDAGHGLTVLRRASGCTEFLRSGYLPIGVGTSWSSTETLLESGDSIVSVSDGVLDLFGGSLDSIDRYAEFLERCVDVDTVVAELIDRAAATEQEDDVTVLAVTWSPL; encoded by the coding sequence ATGACCCAGGAGCTTCCGCGGACGCGTGATCGGTCGCTCAGCGGAGCGTCACGGGTGCTGACGGCCGTTCACACCTCGTGGGAGCCGCTGGCGAAGCAGGCGATCGTGACGGCCCTCGTCGCGATCGCCGCCGTCGCGAGCGCCGCATTGCCGTGGCTGTTGGTGACCGATGCCGCGCGCATGTGGCAGGGAGTCGGCGTCGCGGTCGCGCTGCTGGTGCTCGCGGGTGCCATGGGGCGTTGGCCGCTCCTCAGGCGCGTCGAGATCGTTGTTCCCCTCGGCGACTTCATCGCGATCGGTCTGCTGCGCTTCGGCACCGGCGACAGTCAGTCGGTGTTCCTGGCGATCATCGTGCTGCCGGTGATCTGGATCGCCGCGGGAGACGGGCGGTGGCGCATCCTGCTGCCGCTCGTCGGCGTAGGCGTGACGCTGCTCTCGCCCCTGGCCCTCTCCGTCGATCGCGGACTCACCGTGAGCGAGCTCGTGCGCCTGCTCATCGCCCTCGCCGTCTATGCGGGCGCGGCGGCCGTGGTCAACGAGCTCTCGCGGCGCTCGTCGCTGGCGTTGTCGAGGTCGCAGCGCCGCAGACGCCTGGCCGAGGCCGAGGTGTCGGAAGCGGCCTTCGTGCAACGTTCTCTGCAACCCACCGATGCGTCCGAGCTCCCGGGGGCGTTCCGCGCGGCCGGGGCGTGCGTTCCGGCGCGCACGGTCGGGGGCGACTTCTTCGACTGGTACAGCACGCCCGACGGGGGTGCGGCATTCACGCTCGGCGACGTCATGGGTAAGGGCGTCGGTGCCGGCATGATCGCGGCCGCGGTTCGCACGGTCATCCGCAGCGGCCTCGCCGACCCCGACCCCGCCGAGGCGTTCCAGCGTACGGCGCTCGGGCTCAGCACGGGGTCCACCGACATGATCGGGGCGCAGTTCACCACGTGTTTCCACGCGCGGATCTCTGCCGACGGGATGCTGCGCTGGGTCGATGCCGGCCACGGGCTCACGGTGCTGCGTCGCGCCAGCGGCTGTACCGAGTTCCTCCGGTCGGGGTACCTCCCCATCGGCGTGGGCACGAGCTGGAGCAGCACCGAGACCCTTCTCGAATCCGGTGACAGCATCGTGAGTGTGAGCGACGGCGTGCTCGACCTGTTCGGGGGGTCGCTCGACTCGATCGACCGCTACGCCGAGTTTCTCGAGCGGTGCGTCGACGTCGACACCGTGGTTGCCGAGCTCATCGACCGTGCCGCGGCCACCGAGCAAGAAGACGACGTGACCGTGCTCGCCGTCACGTGGTCGCCGCTCTGA
- a CDS encoding amino acid ABC transporter permease produces the protein MTTTAPVSPARTADPHPAAQVDLGTVTVVPTRHWWRWILSALLLFVVAQFAWSLVTNEQYMWGTFAQYFFSEPVLIGVGYTLGLTAISSVVGFVLGTLLALGRLSPSPLVSSVAWGYIWFFRSVPLIVQIIVWYNLGYLYPTLGLGTPFTTDFWIVEFPTVQIISAFAAAILGLGLHQAAYSAEIIRGGLVSVDPGQHEAAAALGIPASRRLFRIILPQAMRSIVPNATNEVIGLVKGASVVFVIAIPELFYAVQVIYNRNSRVIPLLLVAVVWYTLITTILSIAQYYIERYYARGSARALPPTPVQRARRWVSTQWARLGDTPPGGTDARGPARAGSLGAETADAGTPAVEKGTGA, from the coding sequence ATGACCACCACCGCGCCGGTATCCCCCGCCCGCACGGCCGATCCGCATCCCGCGGCGCAGGTCGACCTGGGCACCGTCACCGTCGTCCCCACCCGCCACTGGTGGCGCTGGATCCTCAGCGCCCTGCTGTTGTTCGTCGTCGCCCAATTCGCCTGGAGTCTCGTCACGAACGAGCAGTACATGTGGGGCACGTTCGCGCAGTACTTCTTCTCGGAGCCCGTGCTCATCGGCGTCGGCTACACGCTCGGGCTGACCGCCATCTCGTCGGTCGTCGGGTTCGTGCTCGGAACCCTGCTCGCCCTCGGCCGCCTTTCGCCGTCGCCGCTGGTGAGCTCGGTGGCGTGGGGCTACATCTGGTTCTTCCGATCGGTGCCGCTCATCGTGCAGATCATCGTCTGGTACAACCTCGGCTACCTCTACCCGACGCTGGGTCTCGGCACCCCCTTCACCACCGACTTCTGGATCGTGGAGTTCCCCACGGTGCAGATCATCAGCGCGTTCGCTGCGGCGATCCTCGGCCTGGGCCTGCACCAGGCGGCCTACTCGGCCGAGATCATCCGCGGGGGGCTCGTGTCGGTCGACCCCGGTCAGCACGAGGCGGCGGCTGCCCTCGGCATCCCGGCATCCCGGCGCCTGTTCCGCATCATCCTGCCGCAGGCGATGCGTTCGATCGTCCCGAACGCCACGAACGAGGTCATCGGGCTGGTCAAGGGCGCATCCGTCGTGTTCGTCATCGCGATCCCCGAGCTCTTCTACGCGGTGCAGGTCATCTACAACCGCAACAGCCGCGTCATCCCGCTGCTGCTCGTCGCGGTGGTCTGGTACACCCTCATCACCACGATCCTGAGCATCGCGCAGTACTACATCGAGCGGTACTACGCCCGGGGCTCCGCGCGGGCGCTGCCGCCGACGCCGGTGCAGCGGGCGCGACGGTGGGTGAGCACGCAGTGGGCGCGGCTCGGCGACACACCCCCGGGAGGGACGGATGCCAGGGGTCCGGCGCGCGCCGGATCGCTCGGCGCGGAGACAGCGGATGCCGGGACACCGGCCGTCGAGAAGGGAACCGGCGCATGA
- a CDS encoding IS481 family transposase produces MSHANAVLAPAGRLRLARLIVDEGWPLRRAAERFGVGVTTAARWACRYREAGAAGMADRSSRPRVNPNRTRARVERRVVSLRVSRRWGPARIAAQLRLNRSTVQAILRRYGCPPLRWTDPGTGVRIKTSRAATNRYEAATPGDLVHMDVKKLGRIPDGGGHRIHGPAQGKRNRAGKGHGYAFIHSVVDDHTRMAYSEILSDERKDTVTAFWTRAHAWFQGAGIEVKAVMTDNGNGYRSHLFRDALGPIRHIRTRPYRPQTNGKVERLNRTLLQEWAYARAYRSETERTAAFAPWLHHYNHHRTHTAINGTPASRVPNLPSHNT; encoded by the coding sequence ATGTCCCACGCTAATGCTGTTCTCGCGCCCGCTGGAAGGTTGCGCCTTGCTCGTCTGATCGTTGATGAAGGGTGGCCGTTGCGCCGCGCCGCCGAGCGTTTCGGCGTCGGGGTGACCACCGCCGCCCGGTGGGCGTGCCGTTACCGTGAGGCCGGCGCGGCGGGGATGGCCGATCGTTCCTCCCGCCCGCGCGTGAACCCGAACCGCACTCGGGCCCGGGTGGAGCGGCGGGTGGTGAGCCTGCGGGTGTCGAGACGGTGGGGGCCGGCGCGTATCGCCGCGCAGCTGCGGTTGAATCGCTCCACCGTGCAGGCCATCCTGCGTCGCTACGGGTGTCCGCCGTTACGGTGGACCGACCCTGGCACCGGGGTGCGGATCAAGACCAGCCGCGCCGCCACGAACCGTTACGAAGCCGCCACCCCGGGCGATCTGGTCCACATGGATGTGAAGAAGCTCGGTCGTATCCCCGACGGCGGCGGGCACCGCATCCACGGACCCGCCCAGGGCAAACGCAACCGGGCCGGCAAAGGCCACGGGTACGCGTTCATCCACTCCGTCGTGGACGACCACACCCGGATGGCGTACTCCGAGATCCTGAGCGACGAACGCAAAGACACCGTCACCGCGTTCTGGACCCGCGCCCACGCCTGGTTCCAGGGCGCCGGCATCGAGGTAAAAGCCGTGATGACCGACAACGGAAACGGCTACCGCTCCCACCTGTTCCGCGACGCCCTCGGCCCCATCCGCCACATCCGCACCCGCCCATACCGGCCCCAGACGAACGGGAAAGTCGAACGCCTCAACCGCACCCTCCTCCAAGAATGGGCCTACGCCCGCGCATACAGATCAGAAACCGAACGCACCGCCGCATTCGCCCCCTGGCTCCATCACTACAATCACCACCGAACCCACACCGCCATCAACGGCACCCCCGCCTCACGCGTCCCCAACCTCCCCAGCCACAACACCTAG
- a CDS encoding SDR family NAD(P)-dependent oxidoreductase, with protein MSQRVIVTGGSGGIGAAIVDRFATDGARVAVLDRRAPAGSPASVFVEVDLRDPADTRRAVAEARDVLGGVDVLVNCAGVFQHAPLLDITVEDWDLVLDINARATLVAMQAVAPAMLEAGRGSIVNIASMAAKVGGGGEGHYAASKAAVVALTRAGAQEWGCHGVTVNAVCPGYVLTEMGADTRSEEDVAAWSAKSPLGRLGIPEDVAGVTHFLASPAGGYLTGQAINVTGGMVMH; from the coding sequence ATGTCTCAGCGCGTCATCGTCACCGGCGGGTCCGGCGGCATCGGAGCCGCGATCGTCGACCGGTTCGCGACCGACGGTGCCCGTGTCGCGGTGCTCGACAGGCGCGCGCCGGCCGGGTCACCGGCATCCGTGTTCGTCGAGGTCGACCTGCGCGATCCCGCAGACACCCGCCGCGCGGTGGCGGAGGCGCGTGACGTCCTCGGCGGGGTCGACGTGCTCGTCAACTGCGCGGGCGTCTTCCAGCACGCCCCGCTCCTCGACATCACGGTCGAGGACTGGGACCTGGTGCTCGACATCAACGCCCGCGCGACCCTCGTGGCCATGCAGGCCGTCGCCCCGGCGATGCTCGAGGCCGGCCGCGGCTCGATCGTCAACATCGCCAGCATGGCCGCCAAGGTCGGCGGCGGGGGCGAGGGACACTACGCCGCGTCGAAGGCCGCGGTCGTGGCGCTGACGCGTGCGGGTGCGCAGGAATGGGGATGCCACGGCGTCACGGTCAATGCGGTGTGCCCGGGGTACGTGCTCACCGAGATGGGAGCCGACACCCGCTCGGAGGAGGACGTCGCCGCGTGGAGCGCGAAGTCGCCGCTCGGCCGACTCGGTATTCCGGAGGACGTCGCGGGTGTGACCCACTTCCTCGCCTCACCGGCCGGCGGATACCTCACCGGGCAGGCGATCAACGTCACCGGCGGCATGGTCATGCACTGA
- a CDS encoding ABC transporter substrate-binding protein: MALSKKQGIAIGVIAAAVVAVVGVGTAIGLNRPAEAVAAPEPSASASAGEIEWVHTDAVPEAVAALKASGFQPIEPGKLTVAVGAFVPPLSYVPDGETLPAGTEPNFGSLIAESLGLEYNPVVVAWTDWPLGIQSGKYDLITSNVTVTEERKELYDFASYRQDLLGFYVRADSPISSIEKADDISGLKVIVGSGTNQEKVLLNWNEELTAAGKAPAELQYYDDNAAGNLALTSGRADATFGPNATSAWAAKETGETKLVGIIPGGWPLHADIAAGTKKGNGLIEPVQIALNALIENGTYAEVLKVWNLESEGIETSQINPPGLPKS, translated from the coding sequence ATGGCACTCAGCAAGAAACAGGGCATCGCGATCGGCGTGATCGCCGCGGCGGTCGTCGCCGTCGTGGGCGTCGGCACCGCGATCGGGCTCAACCGTCCGGCCGAGGCGGTCGCCGCGCCCGAGCCCTCGGCATCCGCGTCCGCCGGCGAGATCGAGTGGGTGCACACCGACGCCGTTCCCGAAGCCGTCGCGGCGCTGAAGGCCAGCGGCTTCCAGCCCATCGAGCCGGGCAAGCTGACCGTCGCGGTCGGCGCGTTCGTGCCGCCGCTGAGCTACGTGCCCGACGGCGAGACCCTGCCCGCCGGCACCGAGCCCAACTTCGGCTCGCTCATCGCCGAGAGCCTGGGCCTGGAGTACAACCCGGTCGTGGTGGCGTGGACGGACTGGCCCCTCGGCATCCAATCGGGCAAATACGATCTCATCACCTCCAACGTCACCGTGACCGAAGAGCGCAAGGAGCTGTACGACTTCGCGAGCTACCGGCAGGATCTGCTGGGCTTCTACGTCCGTGCCGACAGCCCGATCTCGAGCATCGAGAAGGCCGACGACATCTCGGGCCTCAAGGTCATCGTCGGCTCGGGCACCAACCAGGAGAAGGTGCTGCTGAACTGGAACGAGGAGCTCACCGCCGCGGGCAAGGCCCCCGCCGAGCTGCAGTACTACGACGACAACGCCGCAGGGAACCTCGCGCTCACGTCGGGCCGTGCCGACGCGACCTTCGGTCCCAACGCGACCTCCGCGTGGGCGGCGAAGGAGACCGGCGAGACGAAGCTCGTCGGCATCATCCCGGGCGGCTGGCCGCTGCACGCCGACATCGCCGCGGGCACCAAGAAGGGCAACGGCCTCATCGAGCCCGTGCAGATCGCGCTGAACGCGCTGATCGAGAACGGCACGTACGCCGAGGTGCTGAAGGTCTGGAACCTCGAATCCGAGGGGATCGAGACCTCGCAGATCAACCCGCCGGGACTGCCGAAGTCCTGA
- a CDS encoding AraC family transcriptional regulator: MDALTDGMPHDATLLSTVLRDAPLPLWVIDEHGRVELANDAAVRFLGHRPGTDLRGGGSHDLLHRHRPDGTPYPKHECPIIHAKQPLAASEWFVTRAGDVRPVRWSTRPLAGTDSVLLSFAALGGSASRAHRAAPATRETRTETRARLLSEMQHAIASRMCDPMFSPATLATDNHLSVRSVQAIFAEAGTSPAAEIRRHRLEHARVLLARGESVQWACHASGYQDADSFARAYRQHFGYAPSRTRQP, from the coding sequence ATGGACGCGCTCACCGACGGGATGCCGCACGACGCGACGTTGCTGTCGACCGTGCTGCGCGACGCGCCGCTCCCGCTCTGGGTGATCGACGAGCACGGTCGCGTCGAGCTCGCGAACGATGCCGCCGTCCGCTTCCTCGGCCACCGACCGGGCACCGACCTGCGCGGTGGTGGGAGCCACGACCTGCTGCACCGGCATCGCCCCGACGGGACGCCGTACCCGAAGCACGAGTGCCCGATCATCCACGCGAAGCAGCCGCTGGCCGCCTCGGAGTGGTTCGTCACGCGGGCCGGCGACGTGCGGCCCGTGCGGTGGTCGACGCGGCCCCTCGCCGGTACCGACAGCGTGCTGCTGAGCTTCGCGGCGCTGGGCGGGAGCGCGAGCCGTGCGCACAGGGCGGCACCCGCAACGCGCGAGACACGGACCGAGACCCGCGCCCGCCTCCTGAGCGAGATGCAACACGCGATCGCCTCGCGCATGTGCGACCCGATGTTCTCCCCCGCGACGCTCGCCACCGACAACCACCTCTCGGTCCGATCCGTCCAGGCGATCTTCGCCGAGGCGGGCACCTCGCCCGCCGCCGAGATCCGCCGGCACCGGCTCGAGCACGCGCGCGTGCTGCTCGCACGAGGCGAGAGCGTGCAGTGGGCCTGCCACGCATCGGGATACCAGGACGCCGACAGCTTCGCGCGCGCCTACCGGCAGCACTTCGGCTACGCGCCCAGTCGCACCCGGCAGCCGTAG